The following are encoded together in the Myxococcales bacterium genome:
- a CDS encoding OmpA family protein, with translation MHRSLTALPFTLIAVFTSFASSAHAEEAAPNKPLTNYFEVGLFGGVLMPSKSHNLQDENLPHQRFKSVAPEIGGRLAFFPIDMLGAEVEGMVAPTKTADGEADGLWALRLHAIGQLPMSGFTPFALIGMSRMGEGSNSMGSDSDPTVHFGAGVKVPLDPFVGLRFDLRDNLTQKNESSKGAQTHHPEALVGLTFTFDTKKKATPKPPDSDKDGLEDSKDQCPKEAGPAPTGCPPPADADGDGVPDPDDACPSEAGPASDDKLKNGCPVPKDSDNDGIFDIDDKCPAQAGIAPDGCPDPDPDKDGVLGEADKCPTEPETTNGYQDADGCPDEVPEDVKKFTGVIQGIEFDTGLAKIRGKSKPVLDGAVEVMKKNSDLRIEISGHTDDVGDATKNATLSQGRADAVKAYLVAQGIDGARVTTRGAGSAEPIADNKTPAGKQKNRRIEFKLLTK, from the coding sequence ATGCATCGCTCGCTGACCGCTCTGCCCTTCACTCTCATTGCCGTGTTCACCAGCTTCGCTTCGAGCGCCCACGCCGAGGAGGCGGCACCGAACAAACCGCTCACGAACTACTTCGAGGTGGGTCTGTTCGGCGGTGTGCTGATGCCCTCGAAGAGCCACAACCTACAGGACGAGAACCTGCCGCATCAGCGCTTCAAGTCCGTGGCGCCGGAGATCGGGGGACGTCTCGCGTTTTTCCCGATCGACATGCTGGGTGCCGAGGTCGAGGGCATGGTCGCACCGACCAAGACCGCTGACGGAGAGGCTGACGGACTGTGGGCGCTGAGGCTCCACGCCATCGGTCAGCTCCCCATGAGCGGATTCACTCCGTTCGCTCTCATCGGCATGAGCCGCATGGGCGAGGGCTCTAACTCGATGGGGAGCGACAGCGACCCGACCGTTCACTTCGGCGCCGGCGTGAAGGTGCCGCTCGACCCGTTCGTCGGCCTGCGCTTCGATCTGCGCGACAACCTCACCCAGAAGAACGAGTCCTCCAAAGGTGCACAGACTCACCACCCCGAGGCGCTCGTCGGTCTGACGTTCACCTTCGACACGAAAAAGAAGGCCACCCCGAAGCCCCCCGACTCCGACAAGGACGGCCTCGAGGACAGCAAGGACCAATGCCCGAAAGAGGCGGGACCGGCACCGACCGGTTGCCCGCCGCCGGCCGACGCAGACGGCGACGGCGTTCCGGACCCGGACGACGCGTGTCCGAGCGAGGCCGGCCCGGCCAGTGACGACAAACTGAAGAACGGCTGCCCCGTCCCGAAAGATTCGGACAACGACGGCATCTTCGACATCGACGACAAGTGCCCTGCGCAGGCCGGGATCGCGCCGGACGGTTGCCCGGATCCCGATCCGGACAAGGACGGTGTGCTCGGCGAGGCCGACAAGTGCCCGACGGAACCGGAGACCACGAATGGGTACCAGGACGCCGATGGTTGTCCCGACGAGGTCCCGGAGGACGTCAAAAAGTTCACCGGAGTGATCCAGGGCATCGAGTTCGACACCGGGCTGGCGAAGATCCGCGGCAAGTCCAAGCCGGTGCTCGACGGCGCGGTCGAGGTCATGAAAAAGAACAGCGACCTTCGCATCGAGATCAGCGGCCACACCGATGACGTCGGGGACGCCACCAAGAACGCCACGCTGTCTCAGGGGCGGGCCGACGCGGTCAAGGCGTACCTGGTTGCCCAAGGCATCGATGGCGCTCGCGTCACGACGCGCGGAGCCGGCTCGGCCGAGCCCATTGCCGACAACAAGACCCCGGCCGGCAAACAGAAGAATCGCCGAATCGAGTTCAAGCTCCTGACCAAGTGA
- a CDS encoding DUF481 domain-containing protein produces the protein MKLQTLIPSSLFLLTSTAIASAQPEGLLKTEAATSGKTDVAAEGFQAAAKDAPDAKDTTEGKVSAGGLMSTGNSRSLAATAATQFRLRRSLNQLSLAAAVNYSRSAADPGADMETTVENYQGKVRYDRFISKQVALFLSTSARRDRFQGLDVRLNLDPGVAYYFIDEKTHQLWTEVGYDLQYDVRRDENVAAASAAGEPVDKTDVQHSGRVFAGYSNSLNEHVKFNTGLEYLQGLPETERWRLNWDVGLSSAIGGDFSLATTFSLKYDHAPLPGVKELDTVTAVSLVYTLL, from the coding sequence ATGAAACTCCAGACCCTGATCCCCTCGAGCCTGTTCCTCCTCACGTCGACCGCGATCGCGAGTGCACAACCCGAAGGTCTCTTGAAAACGGAGGCGGCCACGAGCGGGAAGACCGACGTCGCGGCTGAAGGATTTCAGGCCGCCGCCAAGGACGCACCCGATGCGAAGGACACGACGGAGGGCAAGGTGTCGGCGGGTGGCTTGATGAGCACCGGCAACTCGCGCTCGCTCGCTGCCACCGCTGCGACTCAGTTTCGCCTGCGGCGCAGCCTGAATCAGCTGAGCCTGGCGGCAGCAGTCAACTACTCCCGCTCCGCTGCGGACCCTGGCGCGGACATGGAGACCACGGTGGAGAACTACCAAGGCAAGGTGCGCTACGACCGCTTCATCTCGAAGCAGGTCGCGCTGTTCCTTTCGACCTCGGCACGTCGTGATCGCTTTCAAGGGCTCGACGTCCGCCTGAACCTGGACCCCGGCGTCGCCTATTATTTCATCGACGAGAAGACGCATCAGCTCTGGACCGAGGTGGGCTACGACCTTCAGTACGACGTGCGCCGGGACGAGAACGTCGCCGCCGCCAGCGCCGCCGGAGAGCCGGTCGACAAGACCGATGTTCAACACAGCGGGCGCGTTTTTGCCGGCTACAGCAACAGCCTGAATGAACATGTGAAGTTCAATACCGGCCTCGAATACCTGCAAGGCCTGCCAGAGACCGAGCGCTGGCGCCTGAACTGGGACGTCGGCCTGAGCTCGGCCATTGGTGGAGACTTCTCACTCGCGACGACTTTCAGCCTGAAGTACGACCACGCCCCGCTGCCCGGGGTGAAGGAGCTCGACACGGTCACCGCGGTGAGCCTGGTCTACACGTTGCTCTGA
- a CDS encoding BamA/TamA family outer membrane protein: MRRRAALLLALIAAVSPLPARAQAAAPAPALPEPAEEQPPGAVREGDAPDTWGTTATPSPPAPIELPPPEPRGQARAAEPRGGLEVEGGGAAEARVRYTLEAIEVRGNRRTRSRVVMRYVPFKPGDVIDVDDSEVELTRYRLLGTGFFRDVQFSLRKGSARGQVVLVIDVQERNTIIVNDLWMGLSADADKRGNARPLTAYAGLDVAETNLAGTGITLGAAVGLAQEQLALRVRFLDPAFLGGRWMTSGMLLFNDAKDYFGNADVLWDDPLQLNQVPDYAVVRYKRFGGMLGVGRDLSVSTQLWLNYRLESVDATLPRAASHIRGLDREPILFDILPGRSVLSTARATLQHDTRDHPFLPTRGWLANVTGEVGLTPLGSDYAYQKLAVAASRWWELPWKKHVLRLELFGGAISGEAPFFEQYYVGDYSDFLPGRVLGMNVDRRPPPNFLDTSILEVRYGTYAAKIGGEYRIPLYRGQRAVYGIDFFGSAGVYGVAHDRDFSDPPRGYSRWQLIPIDLTANLGFRMDTSAGGFAFAFSNVLGFVPVRNEGNR; this comes from the coding sequence ATGCGGCGTCGTGCCGCGCTTCTCTTGGCGCTCATCGCAGCGGTATCACCGCTCCCCGCCCGTGCGCAGGCAGCAGCACCCGCACCGGCGCTGCCCGAACCTGCGGAGGAGCAACCGCCCGGCGCGGTCCGCGAGGGTGACGCGCCGGACACCTGGGGAACAACGGCCACTCCGTCGCCGCCAGCGCCGATCGAACTTCCACCTCCTGAGCCTCGCGGTCAGGCCCGAGCAGCCGAGCCGCGCGGCGGTCTCGAGGTGGAGGGCGGCGGGGCAGCAGAGGCGCGCGTACGCTACACGCTCGAAGCCATCGAAGTGCGCGGCAACCGCCGCACGCGTTCGCGCGTCGTAATGCGCTATGTGCCGTTCAAACCCGGCGACGTGATCGACGTCGACGACAGCGAGGTCGAGCTCACGCGCTACCGCCTGCTTGGCACGGGTTTTTTCCGCGACGTGCAGTTCTCCCTGCGGAAAGGTTCAGCGCGCGGTCAAGTCGTCCTGGTCATCGACGTGCAAGAGCGTAACACCATCATCGTCAACGATCTGTGGATGGGGCTGAGCGCAGATGCGGACAAACGCGGCAACGCGCGCCCGCTCACCGCGTACGCCGGGCTCGACGTCGCAGAGACGAACCTCGCAGGCACGGGCATCACGCTCGGCGCCGCTGTGGGGCTGGCGCAGGAACAACTCGCCCTGCGGGTGCGCTTCCTCGACCCGGCATTCCTGGGCGGCCGGTGGATGACCAGCGGCATGCTGCTTTTCAATGACGCCAAGGACTATTTCGGCAACGCCGACGTGCTCTGGGACGATCCGTTGCAGCTGAATCAGGTGCCGGACTACGCGGTGGTCCGCTACAAACGCTTCGGCGGCATGCTGGGGGTCGGGCGCGACCTGTCGGTGTCCACACAGCTCTGGCTCAACTATCGGCTGGAGTCCGTCGACGCGACTTTGCCGCGCGCCGCCTCCCACATTCGCGGTCTCGACCGCGAGCCGATCCTGTTCGACATCCTGCCGGGACGCAGTGTGCTGTCCACCGCGCGAGCCACCCTGCAGCACGACACGCGCGACCACCCGTTCTTGCCCACCCGTGGCTGGCTGGCCAACGTGACCGGCGAAGTCGGCCTGACCCCGCTCGGCAGCGACTACGCCTATCAGAAGCTCGCAGTCGCTGCCTCCCGCTGGTGGGAGCTGCCGTGGAAAAAACACGTGCTTCGCCTGGAGCTTTTCGGCGGTGCGATCTCCGGCGAAGCCCCCTTCTTCGAGCAGTACTACGTGGGCGACTACAGCGATTTTCTGCCCGGGCGTGTCTTGGGCATGAACGTCGACCGCCGCCCGCCCCCCAACTTCCTGGACACTTCGATCCTCGAGGTCCGCTACGGCACCTACGCCGCCAAGATCGGTGGTGAGTATCGGATCCCGCTCTATCGCGGCCAGCGAGCCGTCTACGGCATCGACTTCTTCGGCAGCGCCGGCGTCTACGGTGTCGCGCATGATCGCGACTTCTCCGACCCGCCCCGCGGCTACTCGCGCTGGCAGCTGATCCCCATCGACCTGACGGCCAACCTCGGCTTCCGGATGGACACCTCCGCGGGTGGTTTTGCGTTCGCCTTCTCCAACGTGCTCGGCTTCGTGCCGGTCCGCAACGAGGGGAATCGGTGA
- a CDS encoding serine/threonine protein kinase, which yields MPFRGGDVVGGRYTLRRALGEGGVGIVWAADSALFGRVAVKLLRTELASDSEAVERFAVEARSAAAIAHHHVVAIYDIGATQEAVPFFVMELCDGETLESTVASRGAVGFEYACELVCQVLAALEAAHGHGIVHRDLKPANIMVVHPEPDKPVVKVLDFGIACRVSSANTESGGRVFGTPSYMAPEQILGRPIDERTDVYAVGAILYELLTGRRPFQGRTDAEIMTNVLQRPPMPLKAYDRTLPAAIEALIRRCLSKEPTQRPPSAFELRRELVRFLPPPARHATAIGTARERKKSLPLPLVKRAPVEREAISETALPLVRRGSSESPPSKRRAVLELVGESNPPFDREED from the coding sequence GTGCCGTTTCGAGGAGGCGACGTCGTGGGTGGGCGTTACACGCTCCGCCGCGCCCTGGGGGAGGGCGGCGTCGGCATCGTATGGGCTGCGGACAGCGCGCTCTTCGGTCGGGTGGCGGTGAAGCTGCTCCGGACCGAGCTGGCGAGCGATTCCGAAGCGGTCGAACGATTTGCCGTGGAGGCCCGCTCGGCCGCGGCCATTGCCCACCACCACGTCGTCGCCATCTACGACATCGGGGCCACTCAGGAGGCCGTTCCGTTCTTCGTCATGGAGCTGTGCGATGGCGAGACACTCGAGAGCACGGTGGCGTCGCGTGGAGCGGTGGGTTTCGAGTACGCCTGCGAGCTCGTGTGCCAGGTTCTGGCCGCGCTCGAGGCGGCTCATGGACACGGCATCGTGCACCGCGACCTGAAACCCGCCAACATCATGGTCGTGCATCCGGAGCCGGACAAACCGGTCGTGAAGGTCCTCGACTTCGGCATTGCCTGCCGGGTGTCGTCGGCGAACACGGAGAGCGGCGGGAGGGTCTTTGGTACGCCGAGCTACATGGCGCCCGAGCAGATCCTCGGTCGGCCCATCGACGAGCGGACTGATGTGTATGCCGTTGGGGCAATCCTGTACGAGCTCTTGACGGGGCGCCGGCCGTTTCAAGGCAGAACCGACGCGGAAATCATGACCAACGTCTTGCAGCGGCCCCCCATGCCGCTCAAGGCCTACGATCGCACGCTTCCCGCGGCCATCGAAGCCCTGATCCGCCGCTGCTTGTCGAAGGAACCAACCCAGCGGCCGCCCAGCGCCTTCGAGCTGCGTCGCGAGCTCGTGCGCTTTCTGCCGCCGCCGGCCCGTCACGCGACCGCGATCGGCACTGCACGCGAGCGCAAGAAGAGCCTGCCGCTGCCGCTGGTCAAGCGTGCGCCCGTGGAAAGAGAAGCGATCAGCGAGACGGCGCTCCCGCTGGTTCGACGCGGCTCATCCGAGTCTCCCCCGTCGAAGCGGCGTGCCGTGCTCGAGCTGGTCGGGGAGTCGAATCCGCCGTTCGACCGCGAAGAGGACTGA
- a CDS encoding hemerythrin family protein, whose protein sequence is MRFSKYLRVDQPRQRIPTLPDGVSAQHGHLSASIHRLRHAHAAGEQWEELARLLDRLVQDVAEHFEHEELLMERGKYPAFEQHRNQHGSFLRRLTALRAECERRETELMGVLCELLEAWFKSHEETADRLALEFLKLDE, encoded by the coding sequence TTGCGTTTCTCCAAGTATCTGCGGGTGGACCAGCCGCGTCAGCGCATCCCGACCCTGCCGGACGGGGTCTCAGCCCAGCACGGCCACCTCTCGGCCAGCATTCACCGACTCCGGCACGCGCACGCCGCGGGCGAGCAGTGGGAAGAGCTCGCGCGGCTCCTGGACCGGCTGGTTCAAGACGTGGCCGAGCATTTCGAACACGAAGAGCTCTTGATGGAGCGCGGGAAGTACCCCGCGTTCGAGCAACATCGCAACCAGCACGGTTCGTTTCTGCGGCGCCTCACGGCGCTCCGGGCCGAGTGTGAACGGCGCGAGACCGAGTTGATGGGAGTCTTGTGCGAGCTGCTCGAGGCCTGGTTCAAGTCCCACGAAGAGACGGCCGACCGGTTGGCGCTCGAGTTCTTGAAGCTCGACGAATGA
- the malQ gene encoding 4-alpha-glucanotransferase has protein sequence MDTRASGVLLHPTSLPGPHGAGDLGPQARAFVDYLAAAGQSWWQMLPVVPPGFSGSPYDSPSAFAGSPWLVSLVDLAADGLLDAAELAFDSEAGSSPRTSREFREARLRRAHARARAHPPAGDRDELDELRRTSSWLADWTLFSALKSRHSGSFVDWPDALRRRDPSALGRARHELSDEISFHEHVQLWFRRQWQRLKTYAQSRNIALLGDVPMFVAHDSADVWSQQAALFLDESGRSTVVAGVPPDAFSATGQLWGNPLYRWDYLQARGFDWWLARLGLSLERFDAVRLDHFIAFRRYWEIQAGAADARVGRFVQVPGEALFEAARQAFGGLPFVAEDLGIVTPEVHALRERFGLPGMRVLQFAFGSDEANDFRPHRYDRNTVVYTGTHDNDTSVGWFSAAPAAERDRTRAYLGSPDGDIHWELIRAALASVANLAIFPLQDALGLGSEARMNTPGTVDGNWGFRVSAALLTPALAARLRSLCGLYERTPRWHEGNPAAFVKA, from the coding sequence CTGGACACGCGCGCGAGCGGCGTGCTGCTACACCCGACGTCGCTGCCGGGGCCGCACGGCGCCGGCGATCTGGGGCCCCAAGCGCGGGCGTTCGTCGACTATCTGGCAGCGGCGGGCCAGTCCTGGTGGCAAATGCTGCCGGTGGTGCCGCCCGGTTTCTCCGGCTCACCCTACGACAGTCCATCGGCCTTTGCAGGCAGCCCCTGGCTCGTCAGCCTGGTGGATCTCGCGGCCGACGGACTGCTCGACGCGGCGGAGCTCGCGTTCGATTCCGAGGCCGGTTCTTCTCCACGAACCTCCCGCGAGTTTCGCGAAGCGCGCTTGCGTCGAGCTCACGCCCGCGCTCGGGCTCACCCGCCCGCTGGCGATCGTGACGAGCTCGACGAGCTGAGACGGACCAGCAGCTGGCTCGCCGACTGGACGCTGTTCTCGGCGCTCAAATCCCGACACTCTGGCTCCTTCGTCGACTGGCCGGACGCGCTCAGGCGCCGTGACCCATCCGCCCTCGGGCGCGCCCGTCACGAGCTCAGCGACGAGATCTCGTTCCACGAGCACGTGCAGCTGTGGTTCCGTCGGCAGTGGCAGCGACTCAAGACCTACGCCCAGAGTCGCAACATCGCACTGCTCGGCGACGTGCCCATGTTCGTCGCCCACGACAGCGCTGACGTGTGGAGTCAACAGGCCGCGCTCTTTCTGGACGAGAGCGGCCGCTCGACAGTCGTCGCCGGTGTGCCGCCGGACGCATTCAGTGCGACGGGGCAGCTCTGGGGCAACCCGCTCTACCGCTGGGACTACCTGCAAGCCCGCGGCTTCGACTGGTGGCTGGCCCGCCTCGGCCTCAGCCTCGAGCGCTTCGATGCCGTTCGGCTCGATCACTTCATCGCGTTCCGACGCTACTGGGAGATCCAGGCGGGAGCCGCGGACGCCCGAGTCGGTCGTTTCGTACAGGTGCCCGGTGAAGCCCTGTTCGAGGCGGCGCGCCAAGCCTTCGGCGGACTGCCGTTCGTCGCGGAAGATCTCGGCATCGTGACCCCGGAGGTCCACGCGCTCCGCGAGCGTTTCGGACTGCCCGGAATGCGCGTTTTGCAGTTCGCCTTCGGCTCCGACGAAGCGAACGACTTTCGGCCTCACCGTTACGACCGAAACACCGTCGTCTACACCGGGACCCACGACAACGACACGAGCGTCGGGTGGTTCTCCGCGGCTCCCGCCGCCGAACGCGATCGCACCCGGGCGTACCTGGGCTCACCCGACGGTGACATTCACTGGGAGCTGATCCGAGCTGCCCTCGCTTCGGTGGCCAACCTCGCGATCTTTCCACTGCAAGATGCCCTGGGACTCGGCAGCGAGGCGCGCATGAACACACCCGGCACGGTCGACGGCAACTGGGGCTTCCGAGTCTCCGCTGCTCTGCTCACCCCCGCACTGGCGGCTCGCCTCCGCAGCCTGTGCGGATTGTATGAGCGCACACCCCGCTGGCACGAAGGCAACCCCGCCGCGTTCGTCAAAGCTTGA
- a CDS encoding TerC family protein, producing MLGSATWLDWAIFAAAVVATMLLDRMLVGKSSNAISFREASVRSVVTISAALLFAGVIHFRMGLDKSVTYLVAYLVEESLSVDNLFVFLVIFSYFGVRERHQQRILFWGIVGAVVMRAVFILAGSVLLHRFEWMMYVFGGFLVLTGIRLAFKKEGESVDPESNLALRFARKYLRTTDQLDGDKFFIVKGGLRYATPLFLVLLVIEFTDVLFAVDSVPAVLAVSNDVFIVYTSNIFAILGLRSLYFMLAGMMSRFHYLDLGLAIILTFIGAKMLASHVIKIPNLASLGVIAGVLTASIVLSILKPPKTPPESARPSQGPPSGAT from the coding sequence ATGCTCGGATCCGCGACCTGGCTCGACTGGGCAATCTTCGCCGCCGCAGTGGTCGCGACGATGCTGCTCGACCGCATGCTGGTCGGGAAGTCTTCGAACGCCATCTCGTTTCGCGAAGCGAGTGTGCGCAGCGTCGTGACCATCAGCGCCGCCTTGTTGTTCGCCGGCGTCATCCACTTTCGCATGGGCCTGGACAAGTCGGTGACCTACCTGGTCGCCTACCTGGTCGAGGAGTCACTCTCCGTCGATAACCTGTTCGTGTTCCTGGTCATCTTCTCCTATTTCGGAGTTCGCGAACGACATCAGCAGCGCATCCTGTTTTGGGGCATCGTCGGTGCCGTCGTCATGCGCGCCGTGTTCATCCTGGCGGGCAGCGTGCTGCTCCACCGTTTCGAGTGGATGATGTACGTATTCGGCGGCTTCCTGGTCCTCACTGGGATCCGACTGGCGTTCAAGAAGGAGGGCGAGAGCGTCGATCCGGAGTCGAACCTCGCGCTCCGCTTCGCGCGCAAGTACCTCCGGACCACGGACCAGCTCGATGGCGACAAGTTCTTCATCGTCAAAGGTGGACTCCGCTACGCCACCCCGCTGTTCTTGGTGCTGCTGGTGATCGAGTTCACTGACGTGCTGTTCGCCGTCGATTCCGTGCCCGCGGTGCTCGCCGTGTCCAATGACGTGTTCATCGTCTACACCTCCAACATTTTCGCGATTCTCGGCCTGCGCTCCCTGTATTTCATGCTTGCCGGCATGATGAGCCGGTTCCATTACCTGGACCTCGGCCTCGCGATCATCCTGACGTTCATCGGCGCCAAGATGCTCGCCTCGCACGTGATCAAGATCCCCAATCTCGCGAGCCTCGGCGTCATCGCCGGTGTGCTCACGGCGTCGATCGTATTGTCGATCTTGAAACCACCCAAGACGCCGCCGGAGTCGGCAAGGCCCAGCCAGGGCCCACCCAGCGGGGCGACGTGA
- the pgsW gene encoding poly-gamma-glutamate system protein, which translates to MKRVYWRPQRISRSAMLLIAMLAAATLVAVEKFPVSRRQRNYSEKLAASRLALEAFNAIKSEKINRGIGMDPEADPFQTGLIGRSVTPVTSNTGYLSAKRMSVNPNFAALVVHWLIRAGVEKNDVVAVGGSGSFPALCIAAFAAVQTLELTPIVISSASASEWGANDPNFMWLDMEKALYDRRVFSFRSLAASRGGIEDYGFGMSQEGRNLLDEAIKRAEIDKIDAKNLADGIDQRMQLFDAKAGGKPIKAYVNVGGGTASVGTHVGKKQFKPGLNMEPPGGAQLADSVMLRFAERGVPVVHLTSLEALAKQYGFPTEARGLPRVGEGKVFVREEYNRWIAGVGLVAILAAMLAFIRLDVGARILQGAIRRKDRARQPQQMV; encoded by the coding sequence ATGAAGCGCGTCTACTGGCGTCCCCAGCGGATCTCGCGCTCCGCCATGCTGCTGATCGCGATGTTGGCCGCGGCCACGCTGGTCGCCGTGGAAAAATTCCCGGTGTCCCGCCGGCAGCGCAACTACAGCGAGAAATTGGCCGCTTCCCGCCTGGCTCTGGAGGCGTTCAACGCCATCAAGTCCGAGAAGATCAACCGCGGCATCGGCATGGATCCCGAGGCCGACCCATTCCAGACGGGGCTCATCGGGCGCTCCGTCACGCCGGTCACCTCGAACACCGGGTATCTGTCCGCCAAACGCATGAGCGTCAACCCCAACTTCGCCGCACTGGTGGTGCACTGGTTGATCCGCGCCGGCGTGGAGAAGAACGACGTCGTGGCGGTGGGCGGATCGGGCTCCTTTCCTGCGCTCTGCATCGCAGCGTTCGCGGCGGTGCAGACCCTCGAGCTCACCCCGATCGTGATCTCGAGCGCGTCGGCTTCGGAGTGGGGCGCAAACGACCCGAACTTCATGTGGCTCGACATGGAAAAGGCGCTGTACGACCGGCGTGTATTTTCCTTCCGCTCGCTGGCGGCCTCCCGCGGTGGCATCGAAGACTACGGGTTCGGCATGTCGCAGGAGGGCCGGAACCTGCTCGACGAAGCCATCAAACGCGCGGAGATAGACAAGATCGACGCCAAGAATCTGGCGGACGGGATCGATCAACGTATGCAGCTCTTCGACGCCAAGGCTGGCGGCAAGCCGATCAAGGCGTACGTGAACGTCGGAGGTGGAACGGCCTCTGTCGGCACTCATGTCGGCAAGAAGCAGTTCAAGCCGGGTTTGAACATGGAGCCGCCGGGGGGCGCCCAGCTGGCGGACTCGGTGATGCTACGGTTTGCAGAACGAGGTGTTCCCGTCGTCCATCTGACGAGTCTGGAGGCGCTCGCGAAACAGTACGGGTTCCCGACCGAGGCCCGCGGCCTGCCACGCGTCGGCGAAGGCAAGGTGTTCGTCCGCGAGGAGTACAACCGCTGGATTGCCGGCGTCGGCCTGGTCGCGATCCTCGCCGCGATGCTGGCCTTCATCCGTTTGGACGTAGGGGCCCGCATCTTGCAGGGTGCCATCCGGCGCAAGGATCGCGCCCGGCAACCCCAACAGATGGTCTAG
- the pgsC gene encoding poly-gamma-glutamate biosynthesis protein PgsC gives MELLPISVGIGLAISLLFTEMFGIAAGGMIVPGYIALHLTQPVDVLLTVGAGFVTWAIVHTLSSFTIIYGRRRTVLMILIGYLVGMLLRWSSAAFGNSGVELSVIGFIIPGLIAIWLDRQGVIETVAAMLTASVVVRLILILAVGAELHG, from the coding sequence ATGGAGCTGCTCCCCATATCCGTCGGCATCGGCTTGGCCATCAGCCTGCTGTTCACCGAGATGTTCGGAATCGCCGCCGGTGGCATGATCGTCCCAGGCTACATCGCCCTGCACCTGACCCAGCCCGTGGACGTCCTGCTCACGGTTGGAGCGGGCTTCGTGACCTGGGCCATCGTGCACACCCTCTCGTCCTTCACCATCATCTACGGTCGGCGGCGGACGGTCCTGATGATCCTGATCGGCTACCTGGTCGGCATGTTGCTCCGCTGGTCCAGCGCGGCCTTCGGCAACTCTGGCGTCGAGCTCTCGGTGATCGGCTTCATCATCCCGGGGCTGATCGCCATCTGGCTCGATCGGCAGGGTGTGATCGAGACCGTCGCGGCCATGCTCACCGCCTCGGTCGTCGTGCGACTGATCCTGATCTTGGCCGTCGGTGCGGAGCTTCACGGATGA